The sequence AGATCCGTTCGCACGGCTGACGGCCTCACGGGCCATTCGACCTGTCATAGGACCGTAAATTTCCGTGGACCGAGCGACCTCTTGGGCAAGATCGTCAACATCAGAGTGACCGAGGTGAAGGCGAACTCATTATTTGGCGAGGTCATATAGTCATGAAAGCCAGCAGTTTGATCGAAGTCAAGATCGGTGCATTGATAATGGATCCTAATACGAACACACCTATCGTTGTCCTAAAGAGCATCGAGGGTGAAACGGTTCTACCTATTTGGGTTGGAGCGTTCGAGGCGAACGCAATAGCCCTCGAGATCGAAAAGGTCGTCCCTCAACGGCCTATGACGCATGACCTACTTCGCAACGTCATCGTTGAATGCCAACTCACAGCTACGAGCGTAATAATCACAGACCTGCAGGAGAATACGTTCTATGCTCGAATCGAACTGGTCGACCGAAAAGGTGATCCGGTCTCAATAGATGCGCGTCCGTCGGATGCGATCGCTCTTGCATTACGCCTGGACTGTCCGATCTTTGTCGAAAAGAAGGTGATCGATCTCTCATCTGCATCTAGTCCGGATCCTGATATTTCGCCAGGCGGTGACCAGGTTCCGGATGATTGGCCGGAACTGATTGGCTGAGGAGTACATAATCTCTATTATCGGACGCACAGGATCTGCTAGGATGCCAAGATCCGGTGAGCGT is a genomic window of Chloracidobacterium sp. containing:
- a CDS encoding bifunctional nuclease family protein gives rise to the protein MKASSLIEVKIGALIMDPNTNTPIVVLKSIEGETVLPIWVGAFEANAIALEIEKVVPQRPMTHDLLRNVIVECQLTATSVIITDLQENTFYARIELVDRKGDPVSIDARPSDAIALALRLDCPIFVEKKVIDLSSASSPDPDISPGGDQVPDDWPELIG